A genomic window from Chlorobium phaeobacteroides DSM 266 includes:
- the recX gene encoding recombination regulator RecX yields the protein MELPNSDEHQRFQSMDKNALPDAFAYAMRVLALRSHSSEELLRKLLKKKHAIPVAEATIERLKMLKLLDDESFARELISSRSRKRPQGTIKMRAELTAKGVSETIIADLLSQYDSATLCYQAGLKKLATLKGADNAAAKSKLERFLYNRGFEWHAIEQTVKRLLSLSTSSEDEMD from the coding sequence ATGGAGCTTCCGAATAGCGATGAGCATCAACGTTTTCAGTCAATGGATAAAAACGCCCTTCCTGATGCTTTTGCCTATGCTATGAGGGTGCTCGCGCTCCGCAGCCACAGCAGCGAAGAGCTTCTGCGAAAACTCCTGAAAAAAAAGCATGCAATCCCGGTTGCGGAAGCGACCATTGAGCGTCTTAAGATGCTCAAACTTCTTGACGATGAATCGTTCGCTCGTGAATTGATCAGCAGCAGGTCTCGAAAAAGACCACAGGGAACCATAAAAATGCGCGCGGAGCTTACAGCAAAAGGGGTCTCTGAAACCATTATCGCAGATCTTCTCAGCCAATACGACAGCGCAACGCTCTGTTACCAGGCTGGCCTGAAAAAACTGGCCACCCTGAAAGGCGCTGATAATGCAGCAGCAAAAAGTAAACTCGAACGATTTCTTTATAACAGGGGATTTGAGTGGCATGCCATTGAGCAGACCGTCAAACGACTTCTTTCGCTATCCACCTCTTCAGAAGATGAGATGGATTAG
- the pyrH gene encoding UMP kinase, which translates to MLRYKRILLKLSGEALAGEDGYGINAQMLERYAEEIREVRNLGAEVALVIGGGNIFRGVSEAAANMDRVQADYMGMLATVINAIAFQDALERKGVFTRLQTAIKMEQMAEPFIRRRAIRHLEKGRVVIFGAGTGNPYFTTDTAASLRAIEIEAELIVKGTRVNGVYDSDPEKNPDAVFYPKISYQDVIRKNLRVMDMTAITLCRENLLPIVVMNMNESGNFSRLLCGEEIGTLVHA; encoded by the coding sequence ATGTTACGATACAAGCGTATACTGCTCAAGCTGAGCGGTGAGGCCCTTGCGGGTGAAGATGGTTATGGAATTAATGCACAGATGCTTGAGCGGTATGCCGAGGAGATTCGCGAGGTTCGTAATCTTGGCGCTGAGGTTGCGCTTGTCATTGGCGGCGGAAACATATTTCGCGGTGTTTCAGAGGCGGCAGCCAATATGGACAGGGTGCAGGCGGACTATATGGGTATGCTTGCGACTGTGATCAATGCCATAGCTTTTCAGGATGCCCTTGAGAGAAAAGGGGTTTTTACCAGACTGCAGACCGCTATCAAGATGGAGCAGATGGCCGAGCCTTTTATCAGGCGACGGGCTATTCGCCATCTGGAGAAAGGGCGCGTCGTCATTTTCGGTGCCGGAACCGGTAATCCATATTTTACAACTGATACGGCGGCCTCATTGCGTGCAATAGAAATTGAAGCCGAGCTTATTGTTAAAGGAACCAGGGTCAATGGTGTGTATGATTCCGATCCTGAGAAAAATCCTGACGCTGTGTTTTATCCGAAAATATCCTATCAGGATGTGATTCGGAAAAATCTGCGGGTTATGGATATGACTGCCATTACGCTGTGCCGTGAAAACCTGCTTCCGATTGTCGTCATGAACATGAACGAAAGCGGTAATTTTTCGCGGTTGCTGTGCGGCGAAGAGATCGGCACGCTCGTTCATGCCTGA
- the tsf gene encoding translation elongation factor Ts: MSQISAKDVKHLRDTTGVGMMDCKKALEETGGDMQKAVEYLRKKGAALAAKRADKDAREGIVCIALGDDHKAGAILELNCETDFVARGEMFTGFAQELVSLALAKHAESPEAVMGLELSEAYGCEKVEDAIKTMTGKLGEKIDLKRLMFFEAQDGIIEAYVHPGSQLGTMVQLVTDQPEKAKELAKDLAMQVAASAPLVTDRSKVPAEYIEKEIEIYRQQALGQGKQEKFIEKIVSGRIEKYYQEVVLTEQVFIKDNNTKVSDVLNEFRKAHQAQVDVKAFVRYQLGE; encoded by the coding sequence ATGAGTCAGATTTCAGCAAAAGATGTCAAGCACCTCAGGGATACGACCGGCGTAGGAATGATGGACTGCAAAAAAGCCCTTGAAGAGACCGGAGGGGATATGCAGAAAGCCGTTGAGTACCTGCGCAAGAAAGGTGCTGCTCTTGCGGCAAAAAGAGCGGATAAGGATGCGCGGGAAGGAATAGTTTGTATAGCACTTGGCGACGACCACAAAGCCGGCGCAATTCTTGAACTCAATTGTGAAACCGATTTTGTGGCAAGAGGTGAAATGTTTACCGGTTTTGCTCAGGAGCTTGTTTCACTTGCTCTTGCAAAACATGCCGAATCTCCTGAAGCCGTTATGGGGCTCGAACTTTCGGAGGCATACGGGTGCGAGAAAGTTGAGGACGCAATCAAAACCATGACCGGAAAGCTTGGCGAGAAAATCGATCTCAAGCGGCTTATGTTTTTTGAAGCTCAGGACGGTATTATTGAGGCCTACGTGCACCCTGGTTCGCAGCTTGGCACTATGGTGCAGCTTGTCACCGATCAGCCTGAAAAGGCTAAGGAGCTTGCAAAGGATCTTGCCATGCAGGTTGCTGCATCGGCTCCTCTCGTAACGGATCGCTCAAAGGTGCCGGCTGAATATATCGAAAAAGAGATCGAGATCTACCGTCAGCAGGCTCTTGGACAGGGTAAGCAGGAGAAGTTTATTGAGAAGATCGTTTCCGGCAGGATAGAGAAGTACTATCAGGAAGTCGTTTTGACGGAACAGGTCTTTATCAAGGATAACAATACTAAAGTTTCGGATGTTCTGAACGAATTCAGGAAAGCGCATCAGGCGCAAGTCGATGTGAAAGCATTTGTTCGCTACCAGTTAGGTGAGTAA
- the rpsB gene encoding 30S ribosomal protein S2, protein MSRFQLEEMLRAGVHFGHLARRWCPKMKPYIFMEKNGVHIIDLQKTLVLADDALNALEAIAQTGREIMFVGTKKQAKRIISAEAERAGMPYVCERWLGGMLTNFSTIRQSIRRMNSIDRMETDGTFDMITKKERLMLVREKEKLMRILGGIATMTRLPAALFVVDIKKEHIAIKEARSLGIPIFAMVDTNCDPELVDFIIPANDDAIRSIQLMVKAVADTIVNSRELKVEQEVLAGMDEEDGDAVEGDAAGE, encoded by the coding sequence ATGTCAAGATTTCAGCTTGAAGAGATGCTCCGCGCAGGAGTGCATTTCGGTCACCTCGCACGACGTTGGTGCCCAAAAATGAAGCCGTATATTTTCATGGAGAAAAACGGTGTTCACATTATCGATCTTCAGAAAACACTCGTACTGGCCGACGACGCACTCAATGCTCTTGAGGCTATCGCACAGACCGGACGGGAGATCATGTTTGTCGGGACGAAAAAACAGGCTAAACGCATTATTTCGGCAGAAGCCGAGCGCGCAGGAATGCCCTATGTCTGCGAGCGCTGGCTTGGCGGCATGCTTACCAACTTTTCGACCATACGCCAGAGCATTCGGCGCATGAATTCCATCGACAGGATGGAGACGGATGGAACCTTCGATATGATCACCAAGAAAGAGCGTCTGATGCTTGTTCGCGAAAAGGAAAAGCTGATGCGCATTCTCGGCGGTATTGCTACCATGACCAGATTGCCTGCGGCGCTGTTTGTCGTCGATATTAAAAAAGAGCATATCGCTATTAAAGAGGCTCGTTCACTTGGTATTCCGATTTTCGCAATGGTTGATACCAACTGCGATCCGGAACTGGTTGATTTTATTATTCCTGCAAATGATGATGCTATTCGTTCCATTCAGCTTATGGTCAAGGCCGTTGCCGATACGATCGTCAATTCACGAGAGTTGAAGGTTGAGCAGGAGGTTCTTGCCGGTATGGATGAGGAAGATGGCGATGCCGTCGAAGGCGATGCAGCAGGCGAGTAA
- the rpsI gene encoding 30S ribosomal protein S9 codes for MKEVIDTVGRRKTSVARVFMSPGKGRVIINKLPAEEYFRDEVKRQQALRPLALTEKMEDFDIKVNVHGGGVSGQTGAVSLAIARALTEFDESARAVLKKEKLLTRDPRMVERKKFGRKKARKRFQFSKR; via the coding sequence ATGAAAGAGGTTATTGATACCGTAGGTCGCCGTAAAACGTCAGTGGCGAGGGTTTTTATGTCTCCGGGAAAGGGCCGGGTCATTATCAACAAGCTGCCGGCTGAAGAGTATTTCAGGGATGAGGTCAAGCGTCAGCAGGCCCTCAGGCCGCTTGCCTTGACCGAAAAGATGGAGGATTTTGATATCAAGGTAAACGTTCATGGCGGAGGCGTCAGCGGCCAGACCGGAGCGGTGAGCCTTGCTATTGCCCGTGCTCTTACCGAGTTTGACGAATCGGCTCGTGCCGTGCTGAAAAAGGAAAAGCTTCTTACCAGGGATCCTCGTATGGTGGAGCGTAAAAAATTCGGTCGTAAAAAGGCGCGTAAACGTTTCCAGTTCTCCAAACGTTGA
- the rplM gene encoding 50S ribosomal protein L13 — protein MSKSLSFKTYSAKPGEVERSWYVIDADGQVLGRMAAEIARVLRGKHKPQFTPHIDTGDFIVVTNAAKIGLSGKKTEQKSYFSHSNYPGGVKFDHVKDLLKKKPEKIIEHAVWGMLPHNNLGRQLFKKLKVYAGPEHPHASQNPVEMKVN, from the coding sequence ATGAGCAAATCGTTAAGCTTTAAGACATATTCAGCAAAGCCGGGTGAAGTTGAAAGATCGTGGTATGTGATCGACGCTGACGGACAGGTGTTAGGCAGAATGGCTGCTGAAATTGCCCGGGTTCTCAGAGGCAAGCACAAGCCGCAGTTTACGCCTCATATTGATACCGGCGATTTTATTGTCGTTACCAATGCGGCAAAAATAGGGCTCAGCGGAAAGAAAACCGAGCAGAAATCCTATTTTTCTCACTCGAATTACCCTGGTGGAGTCAAGTTTGATCACGTCAAGGACCTCCTGAAGAAAAAGCCGGAAAAAATTATCGAGCATGCTGTTTGGGGTATGCTTCCTCACAATAATCTCGGTCGTCAGCTCTTTAAGAAGCTGAAGGTTTATGCGGGGCCAGAGCATCCGCATGCTTCGCAGAATCCTGTTGAGATGAAAGTAAACTAA
- the der gene encoding ribosome biogenesis GTPase Der, which produces MKPLIAIVGRPNVGKSMLFNRILREKSAIVDSTPGVTRDRHISPGEWQGKQFLLMDTGGYCPEGDVISMAMLEQTLMAIRDADIILFLADVRSGLTYDDLEISKLLQRTFQHKQIFFAVNKVETPQLSIDAESFVSTGFTKPYFVSARDGSGVAELLDDMLDSLPVQEKQLVEKDLPTNLAVVGRPNVGKSSFVNALLGANRLIVSDIPGTTRDAIDSRFTRKKQDFVLIDTAGLRKRTKIDAGIEYYSSLRTDKAIERCDVALVMIDARTGIENQDMKIINMAVERKRGVLLLINKWDLVEKDSKTSAHYEKEVRSHMGNLAYIPLLFISALTKKNLYRAIDTAQEISENRSRKITTSALNRFLEVALAEKHPSTKSGKELKIKYMTQIEAPWPVFAFFCNDPELLQTNFRKFLENKLREHFKLEGVTVSLRFFKK; this is translated from the coding sequence ATGAAACCTCTCATCGCTATCGTTGGCCGGCCGAATGTCGGAAAGTCGATGCTTTTCAACAGAATACTTCGCGAAAAAAGCGCCATTGTAGACAGTACGCCCGGCGTCACCAGAGACCGCCACATCTCTCCCGGAGAGTGGCAGGGAAAACAATTTCTTCTTATGGATACCGGCGGTTACTGCCCCGAAGGGGATGTGATCAGCATGGCTATGCTCGAACAAACGCTGATGGCTATCCGCGACGCCGATATCATCCTCTTTCTTGCCGATGTACGATCAGGACTAACCTACGACGACCTTGAAATCAGCAAGCTTCTGCAGCGGACATTCCAGCACAAGCAGATCTTTTTTGCGGTCAACAAGGTTGAAACCCCGCAACTTTCCATCGATGCGGAATCATTTGTCAGTACCGGTTTCACGAAACCCTATTTCGTTTCGGCAAGAGACGGCAGCGGCGTCGCCGAACTGCTTGACGATATGCTTGATTCGTTGCCCGTCCAGGAAAAACAACTCGTCGAAAAAGACCTGCCGACAAATCTCGCCGTTGTCGGACGTCCCAATGTCGGCAAATCAAGTTTCGTCAATGCCCTGCTCGGAGCAAACCGCCTGATCGTGTCAGACATACCAGGCACCACGCGTGATGCTATCGACAGCCGCTTTACCCGCAAAAAACAGGATTTCGTCCTGATAGACACGGCCGGACTGAGAAAACGCACCAAAATCGACGCCGGCATCGAGTACTACAGCTCCCTGCGAACCGATAAAGCCATCGAGCGATGCGACGTCGCACTGGTAATGATCGACGCCAGAACGGGCATCGAAAACCAGGATATGAAAATAATCAATATGGCCGTAGAACGTAAAAGAGGCGTCCTGCTTCTGATAAACAAATGGGATCTGGTCGAAAAGGATTCCAAAACCAGTGCCCATTACGAAAAAGAGGTTCGCTCGCACATGGGAAACCTTGCATATATACCCCTGCTGTTTATTTCTGCCCTGACTAAAAAAAATCTCTACAGGGCGATCGATACAGCTCAGGAGATCAGCGAAAACCGGTCGCGAAAAATCACCACCAGCGCCCTGAACCGCTTTCTTGAAGTTGCCCTTGCAGAAAAACATCCGTCAACGAAATCCGGCAAGGAGCTGAAAATAAAATACATGACCCAGATCGAAGCACCGTGGCCGGTATTTGCTTTTTTCTGCAACGATCCCGAACTTCTGCAGACCAATTTCAGAAAGTTTCTTGAAAACAAGCTGCGCGAACACTTCAAACTCGAAGGAGTAACCGTTTCGCTGCGCTTTTTCAAAAAATGA
- a CDS encoding Mrp/NBP35 family ATP-binding protein, whose translation MIQEEQVLAALKTVAEPDLKKDLVTLGMIKDIHIDEANNIACTVVLTTPACPMKNQIRQSCIDAIKTSLPEAGTIEITMSSKVTSSCDHHECDHERPLKEVKNIIAVASGKGGVGKSTVAVNLAISLAREGAKVGLIDADLYGPSIPTMFGIYDAKPEIISKKLIPLEKYGIKLMSIGFLVETDTALIWRGPMASSAIKQFINDVEWPELDYLIFDLPPGTGDIQLTLVQTIPVTGAVIVTTPQDVALADVSKAVNMFRKMQVPILGLIENMSHYELPDGTKDYIFGMHGGENFAKAQAIAFLGSIPIDREIREGGDKGKPVVLSQPRSVSAQAFSQATKEVARQISLFNAHMNAKQ comes from the coding sequence ATGATACAAGAAGAACAAGTGCTTGCCGCACTGAAAACCGTTGCCGAACCGGATCTTAAAAAAGATCTGGTCACCCTCGGCATGATCAAGGACATCCATATCGATGAAGCGAACAATATCGCATGCACCGTCGTACTCACCACACCGGCATGTCCAATGAAAAACCAGATCCGGCAATCCTGCATAGATGCCATCAAAACATCTCTTCCGGAAGCAGGAACCATTGAAATAACCATGAGCTCCAAGGTTACCTCATCGTGCGATCATCATGAATGCGATCATGAACGGCCGCTTAAAGAGGTTAAAAACATTATTGCCGTCGCATCAGGAAAAGGCGGAGTCGGCAAATCGACCGTTGCCGTCAATCTTGCCATAAGCCTCGCCCGGGAAGGAGCGAAAGTCGGCCTTATCGACGCAGATCTCTACGGCCCGAGCATTCCGACCATGTTCGGCATCTACGATGCCAAACCGGAAATAATTTCAAAAAAACTGATTCCACTTGAAAAATACGGCATAAAACTCATGTCGATAGGGTTTCTTGTCGAAACCGATACCGCACTGATATGGCGAGGCCCCATGGCGTCAAGTGCCATCAAGCAGTTTATCAACGATGTGGAGTGGCCTGAACTCGATTACCTGATCTTCGATCTTCCTCCCGGTACCGGCGACATACAGTTGACGCTGGTACAGACTATTCCGGTCACAGGAGCAGTTATTGTAACCACACCGCAGGATGTCGCGCTTGCTGACGTATCAAAGGCAGTGAACATGTTCCGCAAGATGCAGGTACCGATTCTGGGTCTGATAGAAAACATGAGCCATTATGAACTGCCTGACGGCACTAAAGACTACATTTTCGGAATGCATGGCGGAGAAAATTTTGCCAAAGCGCAAGCCATTGCATTTCTCGGATCAATTCCGATCGACAGGGAGATCAGAGAGGGCGGCGACAAGGGCAAACCTGTTGTCCTGAGCCAACCCCGATCAGTGTCGGCGCAGGCATTTTCGCAGGCAACAAAAGAGGTCGCCCGTCAGATTTCGCTGTTCAATGCTCACATGAACGCCAAACAATAA
- a CDS encoding NifU family protein, which produces MSTNKTYLPNSDALYDRVIAALETVRPYLQVDGGDCQLVGISKDMVVDVKLLGACGSCPMSTLTLRAGVEQAIKKAIPEIARVESV; this is translated from the coding sequence ATGAGCACCAACAAGACTTATCTGCCAAACAGCGATGCGCTTTATGACAGGGTTATTGCGGCACTTGAAACTGTACGCCCTTACCTCCAGGTTGACGGCGGAGACTGCCAGCTTGTCGGCATCAGCAAAGACATGGTTGTTGACGTTAAATTGCTCGGCGCATGCGGATCCTGCCCGATGAGCACCCTCACCCTTCGCGCCGGCGTAGAACAGGCCATCAAAAAAGCCATTCCGGAAATTGCCAGGGTCGAATCGGTATAA